The following coding sequences lie in one Chloroflexota bacterium genomic window:
- a CDS encoding amidohydrolase family protein gives MAAKMISADDHIDLGYLPSDLFLERLPAKYKDRGPKVEERNGKEMWVCDGAVWGDWRRGRWYQDKNRIKVALDRVPFDGNYGARPTTTELRLEDMERDGVKFSVMYPPIFGMRLEDKDLGIAVIQAYNDWAAEFEASAPDQFRVVAQLLPDDPDGSTAEMLRCAEMGIRQVNFLVGTVSSHMYQPDWDVFWDTAEASNITVNYHVGGPGRSGSFMSRTSPEEETRKPAFGMGLGEGATVFFAPFIGLFSYGVLERRPNLRICLAESGTGWIPFQVQEMDYRMDQAIDRRGADNYPLTRWPSEIFKKQVWATYQQDLVGLNLIHFFGEGHMMWASDYPHPDSTWPNSMAVVDREMAHLSDEMRQKITHDNAKAFYNLTA, from the coding sequence ATGGCTGCGAAGATGATTTCCGCAGACGACCACATCGACCTGGGGTATCTGCCGTCGGACCTGTTCCTGGAGCGGCTTCCCGCCAAGTACAAGGACCGCGGCCCGAAGGTGGAGGAGCGCAACGGCAAGGAGATGTGGGTCTGCGACGGCGCAGTCTGGGGAGACTGGCGGCGCGGCCGGTGGTACCAGGACAAGAACCGCATCAAGGTGGCGCTGGACCGCGTCCCGTTTGACGGCAACTACGGCGCCCGGCCGACGACCACCGAGCTCCGGCTGGAGGACATGGAGCGGGACGGCGTGAAGTTCTCCGTCATGTACCCGCCAATCTTCGGGATGCGGCTGGAGGACAAAGACCTGGGCATCGCCGTCATTCAGGCGTACAACGACTGGGCGGCGGAGTTCGAGGCGTCGGCTCCCGACCAGTTCCGGGTCGTCGCGCAGCTGCTGCCGGACGACCCCGACGGCTCGACGGCGGAGATGCTCCGCTGCGCCGAGATGGGCATCCGGCAGGTCAACTTCCTGGTCGGCACGGTGTCCAGCCACATGTACCAGCCCGATTGGGACGTCTTCTGGGACACGGCGGAGGCCAGCAACATCACGGTCAACTACCATGTCGGCGGGCCGGGGCGGTCGGGCAGCTTCATGTCGCGGACGTCGCCTGAGGAGGAGACGCGGAAACCGGCGTTCGGCATGGGCCTCGGGGAGGGCGCGACGGTGTTCTTCGCGCCGTTCATCGGCCTTTTCAGCTACGGTGTGCTGGAGCGGCGCCCCAACCTGCGCATCTGCCTCGCCGAGTCGGGCACGGGATGGATCCCGTTCCAGGTGCAGGAGATGGACTACCGGATGGACCAGGCAATCGACCGGCGGGGCGCCGACAACTACCCGCTTACCAGGTGGCCGAGCGAAATCTTCAAGAAGCAGGTGTGGGCCACCTACCAGCAGGACCTGGTGGGCCTGAACCTCATTCATTTCTTCGGCGAGGGGCACATGATGTGGGCGTCCGACTACCCGCACCCGGACAGCACGTGGCCGAACTCGATGGCCGTGGTGGACCGGGAGATGGCCCACCTCTCGGACGAGATGCGGCAGAAGATCACGCACGACAACGCCAAGGCCTTCTACAACCTGACGGCGTAG
- a CDS encoding thioredoxin family protein: MPLLSDQDRKALEARFRKDVKRDVSMTLYTVRNVGGLILPGRECPTCPQTEQFLTEVAAASKHVHLTVKDFYADADAAREHGVERVPCITLHGEGEESSNLRFYGIPAGYEVMTLIEDIIAAAKGTSPLQLTTRKALRRLEKPVQLQVFVTPT, translated from the coding sequence ATGCCCCTTCTCTCTGATCAGGACCGCAAGGCGCTGGAGGCGCGCTTCAGGAAGGACGTGAAGCGCGACGTCAGCATGACGCTCTACACCGTGCGCAACGTCGGCGGCCTCATTTTGCCCGGCCGCGAGTGCCCCACGTGCCCGCAGACGGAGCAGTTCCTCACCGAGGTGGCGGCCGCGTCGAAGCACGTGCACCTGACCGTCAAGGACTTCTACGCCGACGCCGACGCCGCCCGCGAGCACGGCGTCGAGCGGGTGCCGTGCATCACGCTCCATGGCGAGGGCGAAGAGTCCTCCAACCTCCGCTTTTACGGCATCCCGGCCGGCTACGAGGTCATGACGCTCATCGAGGACATCATCGCAGCGGCCAAGGGCACCAGCCCTCTGCAGCTGACGACGCGCAAGGCGCTCCGGCGGCTGGAGAAACCGGTGCAGCTGCAGGTTTTCGTGACACCTACCTGA
- a CDS encoding DUF4258 domain-containing protein: protein MELVFSEHAEQVIVEREISLEWIESVLNEPILRVSDGRDPDVELFYRRIPAFGDRVLRVVVNTNVAPWKVVSVFFDRNAGGRL, encoded by the coding sequence ATGGAGTTGGTCTTTTCTGAACATGCCGAGCAGGTGATTGTTGAGCGGGAGATCTCCCTCGAGTGGATTGAATCAGTGTTGAATGAGCCCATACTGCGCGTGTCCGACGGCAGGGACCCGGATGTGGAACTCTTCTATCGTCGTATTCCGGCCTTTGGCGACCGGGTATTGAGGGTCGTAGTGAACACCAACGTTGCGCCGTGGAAAGTAGTGAGCGTATTCTTTGATAGGAACGCTGGAGGACGGCTATGA
- a CDS encoding DUF2283 domain-containing protein, whose translation MKLSVDKAADALYLRLDESKIVESEEVSPGVVLDYNADNEVVGVELLRLSKRSQTLNLSSVLFETA comes from the coding sequence ATGAAATTGAGCGTGGATAAGGCCGCAGACGCCCTCTACTTGCGCTTGGACGAGTCCAAGATTGTGGAGTCGGAAGAGGTGTCGCCCGGCGTTGTGCTGGACTACAACGCGGACAATGAAGTTGTGGGCGTGGAGCTGCTTCGTCTCTCAAAGCGCTCTCAGACGTTGAATCTCTCCTCTGTCCTCTTTGAGACGGCCTAG
- a CDS encoding cobalamin-independent methionine synthase II family protein: MPYRTDHVGSLLRPERLLVAREAFKAGRLPLEDLRAVEDECILEVFQRQKDIGIEVFSDGEFRRQSYTTDQYEAIEGFAPEYPKAPSTRPDGTVVTVQMHTKPVVGKLRQLRRLTEHESSFLLAHAPRPFKVTMPTPVRVPASQPNIPAPYASLAEINEDITAIFRDEMVALADEGVTYLQLDKVPTRFVDPEARDAMRAQGLDPDAEFAAEVALENQCYDAARREGVTFAMHFCRGSRTWWQGGAGAYDAIAEQAFGDLHADRFLLEYDTERAGGFEPLRFVPKGKFVHLGLVSTKNGALEDQDALLRRIDEASRHIALDQLGIGPQCGFQGASERDGAHMTMDEQWRKLELIVDTARKVWG, from the coding sequence ATGCCCTACCGCACGGACCACGTCGGCAGCCTGCTCCGACCCGAGCGGCTGCTCGTCGCACGGGAGGCGTTCAAGGCCGGCCGCCTGCCCCTCGAAGATCTGCGTGCCGTCGAGGACGAGTGCATCCTTGAGGTCTTCCAGCGCCAGAAGGACATCGGCATAGAGGTGTTCTCGGACGGCGAGTTCCGCCGCCAGTCGTACACCACGGACCAGTACGAGGCCATCGAGGGATTCGCCCCGGAGTACCCCAAGGCGCCGAGTACGCGGCCGGACGGCACGGTGGTGACGGTGCAAATGCACACCAAGCCGGTCGTCGGCAAGCTTCGTCAGCTACGCCGGCTCACGGAGCACGAGTCGTCCTTCCTCCTCGCGCACGCGCCGCGTCCGTTCAAGGTCACCATGCCGACGCCGGTGCGCGTCCCCGCCTCGCAGCCCAACATCCCCGCGCCCTACGCGAGCCTCGCCGAGATCAATGAGGACATCACCGCCATCTTCCGCGACGAGATGGTCGCGCTGGCCGACGAGGGTGTGACGTACCTCCAGCTCGACAAGGTGCCCACGCGCTTTGTCGACCCGGAGGCGCGGGACGCGATGCGCGCGCAGGGGCTCGACCCGGACGCGGAGTTCGCGGCGGAGGTCGCGCTGGAGAACCAGTGCTACGACGCAGCCCGGCGCGAGGGCGTGACCTTCGCCATGCACTTCTGCCGCGGCAGCCGCACGTGGTGGCAGGGCGGCGCGGGCGCCTACGACGCCATCGCGGAGCAGGCCTTCGGTGACCTGCACGCCGACCGCTTTCTGCTGGAGTACGACACGGAGCGGGCCGGCGGCTTCGAACCCCTGCGCTTCGTGCCGAAGGGCAAGTTCGTGCACCTGGGGCTGGTCAGCACCAAGAACGGCGCGCTGGAGGACCAGGACGCGCTCCTCCGCCGCATCGACGAGGCGTCCAGGCACATAGCTCTTGACCAGCTCGGAATCGGCCCGCAGTGCGGGTTCCAGGGAGCGTCGGAGCGTGACGGCGCGCACATGACCATGGACGAGCAATGGCGCAAGCTGGAGCTCATCGTGGACACCGCCCGCAAGGTCTGGGGCTAG
- a CDS encoding type II toxin-antitoxin system VapB family antitoxin, whose protein sequence is MARITIDKEDVACAKTMRRYGFATKEEAVSFALRKLAEEPMSLDEARAM, encoded by the coding sequence ATGGCGCGAATCACAATTGACAAAGAGGACGTCGCCTGTGCGAAGACTATGCGCCGTTACGGTTTCGCGACCAAAGAAGAGGCCGTGAGCTTCGCATTGAGGAAGCTGGCTGAGGAGCCGATGTCGCTTGACGAGGCGCGCGCCATGTGA
- the gatC gene encoding Asp-tRNA(Asn)/Glu-tRNA(Gln) amidotransferase subunit GatC gives MALSREEVLHLADIYHIYLSDDEVEVMREQLASILEQFQVLSELDTDDVTPTSHSVPLTTVMREDVPRDPYSTEQVLSNAPDTYGQYFQVRTVLED, from the coding sequence ATGGCCCTTTCACGCGAGGAAGTGCTCCACTTGGCCGACATCTACCACATCTACCTCTCCGACGATGAGGTGGAGGTGATGCGCGAGCAGCTCGCCAGCATCCTGGAACAGTTCCAGGTCCTGAGCGAGCTCGACACGGACGACGTCACCCCTACGAGTCATTCGGTGCCGCTCACGACAGTCATGCGGGAGGACGTCCCTCGTGACCCCTACAGCACAGAACAGGTGCTGAGCAACGCCCCCGATACCTACGGACAGTACTTTCAGGTACGCACGGTGCTGGAGGACTAG
- the recA gene encoding recombinase RecA codes for MTTAEKQKALDVAMSHIERQFGKGSIMRLGEVAARMEKDAIPTGSLALDLALGVGGVPRGRVVEVFGTEASGKTTLTLHIVAEAQRLGGVAAFIDAEHALDPSYAGRIGVNVDELLISQPDFAEQALEITDYLVRSGAVDIVVIDSVAALVPRAEMEGDMGDTHVGLQARLMSQALRKLTASINRSHTVVVFINQLREKVGVMFGNPETTPGGRALKFYSSVRIDVRRIEGIKHGTEVLGNRVRARIVKNKVAPPFRVAEFDIMFNHGITKEGDLLDLGAAQNIVKKSGAFYSYGDMRLGQGREAAKDFLRDHPETANEIEQLIRAAAEPTVELVTNGLGDADPPEEEENA; via the coding sequence ATGACCACTGCTGAGAAGCAAAAGGCCCTTGACGTGGCAATGAGCCACATAGAACGGCAGTTTGGCAAGGGCTCCATTATGAGGCTGGGCGAGGTCGCGGCGAGGATGGAGAAGGACGCCATCCCAACCGGCTCCCTGGCGCTCGACCTGGCGCTGGGCGTCGGCGGCGTGCCGAGGGGCCGCGTGGTCGAGGTGTTCGGCACGGAGGCGTCGGGCAAGACGACGCTCACGCTGCACATCGTCGCGGAGGCGCAGCGCCTTGGGGGCGTCGCGGCGTTCATTGACGCCGAGCACGCGCTCGACCCGTCCTACGCCGGGCGCATCGGCGTCAACGTCGACGAACTGCTCATCTCGCAGCCCGACTTCGCCGAACAGGCGCTCGAGATCACCGACTACCTGGTGCGCAGCGGCGCCGTCGACATCGTCGTCATCGACAGCGTTGCCGCGCTCGTGCCGCGCGCTGAGATGGAAGGCGATATGGGCGATACGCACGTCGGCCTGCAGGCGCGGCTGATGTCGCAGGCGCTGCGGAAGCTGACGGCGTCCATCAACCGGTCCCACACCGTGGTCGTATTTATCAACCAGCTCCGGGAGAAGGTGGGCGTCATGTTCGGCAACCCGGAGACGACACCGGGCGGACGCGCGCTCAAGTTCTACTCGTCCGTCCGCATCGACGTGCGCCGCATCGAAGGCATCAAGCACGGCACCGAGGTGCTGGGCAACCGGGTGCGGGCCCGCATCGTCAAAAACAAGGTGGCGCCGCCCTTCCGCGTGGCGGAGTTCGACATCATGTTCAACCATGGCATCACCAAGGAGGGCGACCTGCTCGACCTGGGCGCGGCCCAGAACATCGTGAAGAAGAGCGGGGCCTTCTACTCCTACGGCGACATGCGGCTCGGACAGGGGCGCGAGGCCGCCAAGGACTTCCTGCGCGACCACCCGGAGACCGCCAACGAGATCGAGCAGCTGATTCGCGCGGCGGCGGAGCCCACCGTCGAGCTCGTCACCAACGGCCTCGGCGACGCCGACCCGCCGGAAGAAGAGGAAAACGCTTAA
- the ruvX gene encoding Holliday junction resolvase RuvX, translating into MARALGLDVGDRRIGVALSDPTGTLATPLAAIDRRAAQGGIETVARLARENDAEAIVVGMPFSLDGSIGPQAQAVQSFLEALREACPLPFHTVNEQYTSAEAERRLRDVGVEPSRDPGRVDALAAAIILQEWLDTGR; encoded by the coding sequence GTGGCCCGCGCACTGGGCCTTGACGTGGGTGATCGCCGCATCGGCGTCGCCCTCAGCGACCCCACGGGCACCCTCGCGACGCCCCTCGCCGCCATCGACCGGCGCGCCGCGCAGGGCGGCATCGAGACCGTCGCCAGACTGGCCCGCGAGAACGACGCTGAGGCCATCGTAGTCGGCATGCCGTTTTCGCTGGACGGCAGCATCGGCCCGCAGGCGCAGGCCGTGCAGTCCTTCCTTGAGGCGCTCCGCGAGGCCTGCCCCCTGCCCTTCCACACCGTCAACGAGCAGTACACCTCGGCGGAGGCCGAGCGCCGCCTGCGCGACGTGGGCGTCGAACCCTCGCGGGACCCCGGCCGCGTCGACGCCCTCGCCGCCGCCATCATCCTGCAGGAGTGGCTGGACACCGGGCGGTAG
- a CDS encoding biotin transporter BioY — translation MQAAANPRTLIDAIVPHYRPDDRVYAIARDIAIMVGFALFVSLCAQIAIRLPWTPVPITGQTFAVLVTGGALGAWRGAGSLTIYMLMGSMCMPVFAPGAEATGGAWDAHFILPWSGSCGLVWSLSSGGYIVGFIAAAALVGWLAERGWDRKQWVHLSMFLGNAVLYIPGLIWLNIDAADGDWAKTLEWGLYPFIVGDMMKLFLASLTLPAAWVLVAKLRGRGDGGGDT, via the coding sequence ATGCAAGCCGCAGCCAACCCCCGGACCCTCATCGACGCCATCGTCCCGCACTACCGGCCCGACGACCGCGTCTACGCCATCGCCCGCGACATCGCGATCATGGTGGGCTTCGCTCTCTTCGTGTCGCTCTGCGCACAGATCGCCATTCGACTGCCCTGGACGCCCGTGCCCATTACAGGGCAGACCTTCGCCGTTCTGGTGACGGGCGGCGCGCTGGGCGCGTGGCGAGGCGCTGGTTCCCTGACCATCTACATGCTCATGGGGAGCATGTGCATGCCGGTTTTCGCGCCGGGGGCTGAGGCAACAGGAGGCGCCTGGGACGCCCACTTTATCCTGCCCTGGAGCGGCTCCTGCGGGTTGGTCTGGAGCCTGTCCAGCGGCGGCTACATCGTCGGCTTCATCGCGGCGGCTGCCCTCGTCGGCTGGCTGGCCGAGCGAGGATGGGACCGCAAGCAGTGGGTCCACCTCTCCATGTTCCTCGGTAACGCCGTCCTCTACATCCCCGGCCTCATCTGGCTCAACATCGACGCCGCCGACGGCGACTGGGCCAAGACCCTCGAGTGGGGCCTGTACCCCTTCATCGTAGGTGACATGATGAAGCTCTTCCTCGCATCGCTGACGCTGCCCGCGGCGTGGGTGCTGGTGGCCAAGCTGCGCGGGCGGGGAGATGGCGGAGGCGATACCTAA
- a CDS encoding aminotransferase class I/II-fold pyridoxal phosphate-dependent enzyme, which yields MRTIDLRSDTVTHPTPEMRRAMAEAEVGDDVLGDDPTVKRLEAMAAERMGKEAAVYVSSGTMGNLLAVLGWCDRGDEVILGSEAHILWHESAGSAAIAGTLLRAVPNDARGRLDPDDIEHAFRAYRPGVSPTGLVTLENTHNRCSGAALSPSDTKAVADVAHGHGLPLHLDGARIFNAAVAQEVPADVLAGHADSVTFCFSKGLSAPIGSALCGPADFIANARMWRKMLGGGMRQSGVIAAAAIVSLESMVPRLAEDHQNAKRLAAGLAGIPGISIDPERIETNIVIFEWVGGPHAAFMAKLAEAGGLASSSGAPKVRMVTHYGINAEDIDDALEGIREAALAAAAA from the coding sequence ATGAGGACGATCGACCTGCGCAGCGACACGGTGACCCACCCGACGCCAGAGATGCGTCGCGCGATGGCGGAGGCGGAGGTGGGCGACGACGTCCTGGGCGATGACCCCACGGTGAAGCGCCTGGAGGCCATGGCCGCCGAGCGGATGGGCAAGGAGGCCGCGGTCTACGTGTCCAGCGGCACCATGGGCAACCTGCTGGCCGTGCTGGGCTGGTGCGACCGCGGGGACGAGGTGATCCTGGGCTCCGAGGCGCATATCCTCTGGCACGAGTCGGCGGGGAGCGCGGCCATCGCGGGGACGCTGCTGCGCGCCGTGCCCAACGACGCGCGCGGCAGGCTGGACCCGGACGACATCGAACACGCCTTCCGCGCGTACCGCCCGGGCGTCTCGCCGACGGGGCTGGTGACGCTGGAGAACACGCACAACCGGTGCAGCGGCGCAGCGCTCTCGCCATCGGACACGAAGGCGGTGGCGGACGTCGCCCACGGGCACGGGTTGCCGCTGCACCTGGACGGCGCACGCATCTTCAACGCCGCCGTAGCACAGGAGGTCCCCGCCGACGTCCTGGCCGGCCACGCGGACTCTGTGACGTTCTGTTTCTCGAAGGGCCTCAGCGCGCCCATCGGCTCCGCGCTGTGCGGCCCGGCCGACTTCATTGCCAACGCCCGCATGTGGCGCAAAATGCTGGGCGGCGGCATGCGGCAATCGGGCGTCATCGCCGCGGCGGCGATCGTGAGCCTCGAGTCGATGGTGCCGCGGCTGGCCGAGGACCACCAGAATGCCAAGCGGCTCGCGGCCGGGCTGGCGGGCATCCCGGGCATCTCGATTGACCCGGAGCGCATCGAGACGAACATCGTCATCTTCGAGTGGGTGGGCGGCCCGCATGCGGCCTTCATGGCCAAGCTGGCCGAGGCGGGGGGGCTGGCGTCGTCGTCCGGCGCGCCCAAGGTGCGCATGGTCACCCACTACGGCATCAACGCGGAGGACATCGACGACGCGCTGGAGGGGATCCGCGAGGCCGCGCTGGCAGCGGCCGCGGCGTAG
- a CDS encoding alanine--tRNA ligase, giving the protein MEQPTRMRSVDELRQGFLDYFQERGHLVVPSSSLVPAGDPTLLLTTAGMVQFKPYFLDEAAAPRSRMTSAQKCFRTTDIEEVGDHKHLTFFEMLGNFSVGDYFKQGAIEFAWEFVTKHLELPPEKLYLTVYTDDDEAEALWRDTSGTPPERMYRYGASDNWWGPPGAEGPCGPCSELHYDFGEALGCAPLSPPAEVAAWVAAGMKPEDQPGCHPNCDRCERFVEFWNLVFMQFYQDIEGQLSPLPKPNVDTGMGLERIAIIKQGASNIYDTDLYQPIIGKVAELAGARYGASHDTDVPMRVAAEHTRGAVFLISDGVIPGNEGRGYVLRRLVRRAVRFGRKLGLTDPFLTEVSDVVIERMGGAYPDLVQNREFILRVITLEEDRFRETVERGIGVLTGMLTYRNQHKGAIPEIIEFANLRNPGAENAASVLEAYGFVAYDPEAPSEERHGQEIAANAVSELAFETFNSIERGEESETAEWAKLLSHWGDSVSGGEAFYLYDTYGFPVEETVEIAQEHGLTVDIDAFEQHMEAQRERGRAATEARLGGGGEAKIFRYRDLGVGRVTFVGYDRLSQQSEVLALLTPDGDALDSAEAGQDVEVVLRETPFYAEGGGQVGDTGAILSLRGHVDVSDTQSPIDGLIVHKGRVRSGAIASGDEVEARVDRERRMDVARNHSSTHLLHEALRRVLGSHVRQAGSLVAPDRLRFDFTHLQAMTPEEVGEVEALVNEQVRRNAASVRNELTYTSALEHGYLAFFGDKYGETVRVIDMGLDDPDASSAEPFSREVCGGTHLDRPGEVGLFLITSESSIGSGIRRVEAVTGRAAEAMARSSLATLESAAQQLETTPTDIETRIEALKAQLDAERRRAESLERANARAEAGGLVSEAQDVGGVNVVSARVTAPSADVLREMAGHLRDRLGSGVVMLGAVANEKPMLISMVTPDLVERGLNAASLVREAAAVVGGGGGGKPDMAQAGGSRPDKLDEALALAPQLVGKAIGQGG; this is encoded by the coding sequence ATGGAGCAACCAACGCGGATGCGAAGCGTCGACGAACTGAGACAGGGGTTCCTGGACTACTTTCAGGAGCGCGGCCACCTGGTGGTGCCGAGCTCCTCGCTGGTGCCCGCAGGCGACCCCACGCTGCTGCTGACGACGGCCGGCATGGTGCAGTTCAAGCCCTACTTCCTCGACGAGGCCGCCGCGCCGCGCAGCCGCATGACCTCCGCGCAGAAGTGCTTTCGCACCACCGACATCGAGGAGGTGGGCGACCACAAGCACCTGACCTTCTTCGAGATGCTGGGCAACTTCTCCGTCGGCGACTACTTCAAGCAGGGCGCCATCGAGTTCGCGTGGGAGTTCGTCACCAAGCATTTGGAGCTGCCGCCAGAGAAGCTCTACCTGACCGTCTACACGGACGACGACGAGGCCGAGGCCCTGTGGCGCGACACCTCCGGCACGCCGCCGGAGCGCATGTACCGCTACGGGGCGAGCGACAACTGGTGGGGGCCGCCCGGCGCCGAGGGCCCCTGCGGCCCCTGCTCCGAGCTCCACTACGACTTCGGCGAGGCGCTCGGCTGCGCGCCGCTGTCGCCGCCGGCGGAGGTCGCCGCGTGGGTCGCCGCCGGTATGAAGCCCGAGGACCAGCCCGGCTGCCACCCCAACTGCGACCGCTGCGAGCGGTTCGTGGAGTTCTGGAACTTGGTGTTCATGCAGTTCTACCAGGACATCGAGGGACAGTTGAGCCCGCTGCCAAAGCCCAACGTCGATACCGGCATGGGGCTGGAGCGGATAGCCATCATCAAGCAGGGCGCCAGCAACATCTACGATACCGACCTCTACCAGCCCATCATCGGTAAGGTGGCCGAGCTTGCCGGCGCGCGCTACGGCGCGTCGCACGACACCGACGTGCCCATGCGCGTCGCCGCCGAGCACACGCGCGGCGCCGTCTTCCTCATCAGCGACGGCGTCATCCCCGGCAACGAGGGCCGCGGCTACGTGCTGCGAAGGCTCGTGCGGCGAGCCGTCCGCTTCGGCCGGAAGCTCGGCCTGACGGACCCCTTCCTGACGGAGGTCTCTGATGTCGTCATTGAGCGCATGGGCGGGGCGTACCCGGACCTGGTCCAGAACCGCGAGTTTATTCTGCGGGTGATTACTCTTGAGGAGGATCGCTTTAGAGAGACCGTTGAGAGGGGCATTGGCGTACTAACTGGAATGCTCACATATCGCAACCAACATAAGGGAGCCATTCCTGAAATAATTGAGTTCGCTAATCTCCGAAATCCTGGTGCAGAGAATGCTGCTTCTGTGCTGGAAGCGTATGGTTTCGTGGCCTATGATCCTGAAGCACCATCTGAGGAGCGACATGGCCAAGAGATAGCTGCGAACGCTGTATCAGAGTTGGCGTTTGAGACGTTTAACAGCATAGAGCGTGGCGAGGAAAGCGAAACGGCGGAGTGGGCCAAGTTATTGTCTCACTGGGGCGATTCCGTTAGTGGGGGGGAAGCATTCTATTTGTATGACACCTACGGCTTTCCTGTGGAAGAAACTGTGGAGATCGCCCAAGAGCACGGTCTGACCGTCGACATAGATGCGTTCGAGCAGCACATGGAGGCGCAGCGCGAGCGGGGCCGCGCGGCCACCGAGGCCCGCCTTGGCGGTGGCGGCGAGGCCAAGATCTTCAGGTACCGCGACCTCGGCGTCGGCCGCGTCACCTTTGTTGGCTACGACCGCCTGTCGCAGCAGTCGGAGGTGCTCGCCCTGCTTACGCCCGACGGCGACGCCCTCGACAGCGCGGAAGCCGGGCAGGACGTCGAGGTGGTTCTTCGCGAGACCCCCTTCTACGCCGAGGGGGGCGGCCAGGTCGGTGACACCGGCGCCATTCTGTCCCTCCGCGGCCACGTCGACGTGTCGGACACGCAGTCGCCCATCGACGGGCTCATCGTCCACAAGGGCCGCGTCCGCAGCGGCGCAATCGCGTCCGGCGACGAGGTCGAGGCCCGCGTTGACCGCGAGCGGCGGATGGACGTCGCCCGCAACCACTCGTCCACGCACCTGCTGCATGAGGCGCTGCGCCGCGTCCTCGGCAGCCACGTGCGGCAGGCGGGCTCGCTGGTCGCGCCCGACCGCCTGCGCTTCGACTTCACCCACCTGCAGGCCATGACGCCCGAGGAGGTCGGCGAGGTGGAGGCGCTCGTCAACGAGCAGGTCCGCCGCAACGCCGCCTCCGTTCGCAACGAGCTCACGTACACCAGCGCGCTGGAGCACGGCTACCTCGCCTTCTTCGGCGACAAGTACGGCGAGACGGTGCGCGTCATCGACATGGGCCTCGACGACCCGGACGCGTCCAGCGCCGAGCCCTTCAGCCGAGAGGTCTGCGGCGGCACCCACCTCGATCGACCCGGCGAGGTCGGCCTGTTTCTCATCACGAGCGAGAGCTCCATCGGTTCCGGCATACGCCGCGTGGAGGCCGTGACCGGGCGCGCAGCCGAGGCGATGGCGCGCAGCAGCCTCGCGACGCTGGAGTCGGCGGCCCAGCAGCTCGAGACCACCCCCACGGACATCGAGACCCGCATCGAGGCGCTGAAGGCCCAGCTCGACGCCGAACGCCGCCGCGCCGAGTCACTGGAACGCGCCAACGCCCGCGCCGAGGCCGGCGGACTCGTGTCTGAGGCGCAGGATGTCGGTGGTGTCAACGTCGTCTCGGCCAGAGTAACCGCGCCCTCGGCGGACGTGCTCCGCGAAATGGCTGGCCACCTCCGCGACAGGCTCGGCAGCGGCGTCGTCATGCTGGGCGCCGTCGCCAATGAAAAGCCCATGCTCATCTCGATGGTGACGCCGGACCTGGTGGAGCGCGGACTGAACGCCGCGTCGCTGGTCCGCGAGGCTGCCGCCGTCGTCGGTGGCGGAGGCGGCGGCAAGCCCGACATGGCGCAGGCCGGCGGCTCCAGGCCGGACAAGCTGGACGAGGCCCTCGCGCTTGCGCCTCAACTGGTTGGCAAGGCGATAGGCCAGGGTGGATAA